One Littorina saxatilis isolate snail1 linkage group LG12, US_GU_Lsax_2.0, whole genome shotgun sequence genomic region harbors:
- the LOC138982567 gene encoding neuropeptide S receptor-like, giving the protein MASTGSTPPSGSSMPYPYELTVASTIREVYIWVLLAVGLPCNAACVVTILFMHVNTATFYVALLAVADSLALIVKAIYHQRETPDAPSCYMLYINNFCSCYANWVLVLIVFQRFYAVCFPLRVKGAFTKKRIYISAATLAFALFAIIVVPTFYLKEWDEVKAECKWRDEIRSFAGKVWDAWIMASLYSYVPFLFIVAFITLIIVGLYRHRRARTSICAAGTSCSSDDGKAERAISIMLVCAGLVFLLLTLPVCLFHLFIYKLYDWNVVQEMSEGYLVYQVVTMLSDTNHAVNFFIYFLCGPAFRRQFLQPFQRFFRCSFLRRNERSSKTSSREGGLVGTGRDKSTAQPHSLSTEAESGMT; this is encoded by the coding sequence ATGGCGTCGACTGGCTCAACACCCCCCAGTGGCAGCAGCATGCCATATCCTTACGAATTGACAGTGGCCTCGACGATCCGTGAAGTGTACATATGGGTGTTACTGGCCGTGGGTTTGCCTTGCAACGCCGCCTGCGTGGTGACGATCCTGTTCATGCACGTGAATACCGCCACTTTCTACGTGGCCTTGTTGGCCGTGGCCGACAGCCTAGCGCTGATTGTCAAGGCCATTTATCATCAGAGAGAAACACCTGACGCACCCAGCTGTTATATGCTGTACATCAACAATTTCTGCAGCTGCTACGCTAACTGGGTTCTGGTTCTCATTGTTTTTCAGCGATTCTATGCTGTTTGTTTTCCACTCAGAGTCAAGGGTGCTTTTACCAAAAAGAGGATTTACATCAGTGCCGCGACTCTGGCTTTTGCCCTGTTTGCAATCATAGTTGTACCTACGTTTTACTTAAAGGAATGGGACGAAGTAAAAGCGGAGTGTAAATGGCGGGATGAGATTCGAAGTTTCGCAGGCAAAGTTTGGGACGCCTGGATCATGGCTTCGTTGTACTCATACGTAccgtttctgttcattgtcgcGTTCATAACGCTCATTATTGTGGGTCTGTATCGGCATCGTCGTGCCCGAACATCAATATGCGCTGCAGGAACGAGCTGCTCGAGCGACGACGGAAAAGCTGAACGTGCCATCAGCATCATGCTGGTCTGTGCTGGCCTCGTATTTCTGCTGCTGACGCTGCCCGTCTGTCTTTTCCACCTCTTCATCTATAAACTATACGACTGGAACGTGGTACAGGAGATGTCAGAGGGGTACCTCGTCTACCAAGTAGTCACCATGCTGTCGGACACAAACCACGCCGTGAACTTCTTCATCTACTTCCTATGTGGACCAGCATTCCGCAGACAGTTTTTGCAGCCTTTCCAACGGTTCTTTCGCTGCTCCTTCTTGCGGAGAAATGAGAGATCTTCCAAAACATCGAGCAGAGAAGGCGGACTGGTGGGAACAGGTCGAGACAAGAGTACAGCACAACCACACTCGCTGTCCACTGAAGCGGAGAGCGGCATGACTTAG
- the LOC138982566 gene encoding probable G-protein coupled receptor 139, with protein MTSTFTIPSSTDPLLSVPMSTDPPLPVPYEFTVASTIRDVYIWVLLAVGLPCNAACVVTILFMHVNIATFYVALLAVADSLALIVKAIYIKREVPDAPSCYMLYINNFFSCYANWVLVLIVFQRFYAVCFPLKIKGAFTKKRIYISAGVLAAVLFVIMVVPTFYFLEWDAESEWCRWREEIQRYGVDKVWDAWIMSLLYSYLPFLFLVVFTTLIIVGLFRHRRTRISICAAATSSWSDDGKAERAISIMLVCAGLVFLLLTLPACLFHLFISDLYDLKVRQERAEWYLVYQVITMLSDANHAVNFFVYFASMQKFRHWFFDIVRCLPCLERGRAGRSGSGSSQETTDLTQATSAKVWQRHPGFGGSSNGPTETEMQMH; from the coding sequence ATGACGTCGACCTTCACCATACCCAGCTCTACCGACCCACTTCTGTCCGTACCCATGTCTACTGATCCACCGCTGCCTGTACCTTACGAGTTCACAGTGGCCTCGACGATCCGTGACGTGTACATATGGGTTTTACTGGCCGTGGGTTTGCCTTGCAACGCCGCCTGTGTGGTAACGATCCTGTTCATGCACGTGAACATCGCCACTTTCTACGTGGCCTTGTTGGCCGTGGCTGACAGCCTGGCGCTGATTGTCAAGGCCATTTACATTAAGAGGGAAGTCCCTGACGCACCCAGCTGTTACATGCTGTACATCAACAATTTTTTCAGCTGCTACGCTAACTGGGTTCTGGTTCTCATCGTTTTTCAGCGATTCTATGCTGTTTGTTTCCCTCTCAAAATCAAGGGTGCCTTTACAAAGAAGAGGATTTACATCAGTGCAGGGGTTCTGGCTGCGGTCTTGTTCGTCATCATGGTTGTGCCCACGTTTTACTTCCTAGAATGGGACGCAGAATCCGAATGGTGTAGATGGCGAGAGGAAATTCAGAGATACGGCGTGGACAAAGTGTGGGACGCCTGGATCATGTCTTTGTTGTACTCTTACCTACCGTTTCTTTTCTTGGTTGTATTCACAACGCTCATTATCGTGGGGCTGTTTCGGCATCGTCGTACCCGAATATCAATATGTGCGGCAGCAACGAGCAGCTGGAGCGACGACGGAAAAGCTGAACGTGCCATCAGCATCATGCTGGTGTGTGCTGGCCTCGTCTTTCTGCTTCTGACCCTGCCAGCCTGCCTTTTCCACCTCTTCATCTCTGATCTATACGATCTGAAAGTGCGACAGGAGAGAGCAGAGTGGTACCTCGTCTACCAAGTGATCACCATGCTGTCGGACGCAAATCACGCTGTGAACTTTTTCGTTTACTTCGCGAGCATGCAAAAATTTCGGCACTGGTTCTTTGACATTGTACGATGCCTTCCCTGTCTGGAGCGAGGCAGGGCTGGCCGCAGTGGGAGCGGTTCCTCGCAGGAGACGACGGACTTGACTCAGGCCACAAGTGCCAAGGTCTGGCAAAGACACCCTGGCTTTGGCGGCAGTAGCAACGGGcccacagagacagagatgcaAATGCATTAA